A window of the Vibrio pomeroyi genome harbors these coding sequences:
- a CDS encoding lytic murein transglycosylase: MSKFSKTILAVSALLLGNSLTISSVHAEELSFEQYVEKLKQQGREEGVSEAIIDEAFDGVTFKPRAVKADKNQPEKKLTLDEYIPRAVPDWKVKQARSLYKKHYTALKRIGDEYGVQPRFIVALWGVESNFGKFTGNYSVIDALTTMAYEGRREAFFRSEAMAALKILDQGHITPKEMKGSWAGAMGQPQFMPSSFLAFAADGNGDGKKDIWGTEEDVFASAANYLSQSGWDDKYTWGRQVHVPSTVSIDLQGRTEDKAKYLKEWSELGIKRYDDRPLPTLDEDIKAWLIMPDDEAGRSYLIYNNYNVLMKWNRSYYFALAVSHLADRIKFN; the protein is encoded by the coding sequence TTGAGTAAATTTTCGAAAACCATATTGGCTGTGTCAGCATTACTATTGGGTAATAGCCTGACCATTAGCTCAGTACACGCTGAAGAGCTGAGCTTCGAACAATATGTAGAAAAACTAAAGCAACAAGGCCGTGAAGAAGGCGTTTCTGAAGCGATCATTGATGAAGCCTTTGATGGTGTAACGTTTAAGCCAAGAGCGGTGAAAGCCGACAAAAACCAACCTGAGAAGAAGCTGACTCTGGATGAATACATTCCACGAGCGGTACCAGATTGGAAAGTGAAGCAAGCCCGCTCGCTTTATAAGAAGCATTACACAGCGCTAAAGCGTATTGGTGATGAATATGGTGTTCAACCAAGATTCATTGTCGCGCTATGGGGCGTTGAGAGTAACTTTGGTAAGTTCACTGGTAACTACAGTGTTATCGATGCGCTAACGACCATGGCTTACGAAGGACGCAGAGAAGCGTTTTTCCGCAGCGAAGCAATGGCGGCGTTGAAGATTCTTGATCAAGGCCATATTACACCAAAAGAGATGAAAGGCTCTTGGGCTGGTGCTATGGGGCAACCTCAGTTTATGCCAAGCTCATTCTTAGCGTTTGCCGCTGATGGTAATGGCGACGGTAAGAAAGACATTTGGGGTACTGAAGAAGATGTGTTTGCTTCGGCAGCCAATTACCTTAGCCAATCAGGTTGGGATGATAAGTACACTTGGGGCCGTCAGGTTCACGTACCGTCAACCGTGTCTATTGATTTGCAAGGCCGAACTGAAGACAAAGCGAAGTACCTAAAAGAGTGGTCTGAACTTGGTATTAAGCGCTACGACGATCGCCCATTGCCGACGCTTGATGAAGACATTAAAGCTTGGTTGATTATGCCGGATGACGAAGCGGGTCGTTCGTACCTCATTTACAACAACTACAATGTGTTAATGAAGTGGAATCGTTCTTACTACTTTGCTTTGGCAGTTAGCCACCTAGCAGACAGAATTAAGTTTAATTAA
- a CDS encoding YcgL domain-containing protein — protein MLCSIYKSSKKEGTYLYIPKKDDFSQVPDALMQMFGKPSFVMVIKMDGRKLAQVNIEKVKESLNTDGFFLQVPPPPVNELELHKERKAQQKSQDEE, from the coding sequence ATGCTGTGTTCTATATATAAAAGCTCAAAGAAAGAAGGAACATACCTTTATATCCCAAAGAAGGATGATTTTTCACAAGTTCCTGACGCATTGATGCAAATGTTTGGTAAACCTAGTTTTGTAATGGTAATTAAAATGGATGGCCGTAAACTGGCTCAAGTGAACATCGAGAAAGTGAAAGAATCACTGAATACCGATGGTTTCTTTTTGCAGGTTCCGCCACCACCAGTTAACGAACTTGAGCTTCATAAAGAGCGTAAAGCTCAACAGAAATCTCAAGACGAAGAGTGA
- the minC gene encoding septum site-determining protein MinC, with translation MSSNPDLKGSSFTLSVLHLSDDQVENAVSFLQEKVDQAPTFFAAAPVVINISKVAGDIDFVQLKNGISQAGMIPVGVAGCSDKRMQNLAKEAGFAVMTASKSPSQAPAKMAPIKVVRTPIRSGQQVYAKDGDLLILSHVSAGAEVIADGSIHIHGTLRGRAIAGASGQTEAKIICNDLQAELVSIAGNYWLSDQIESEYWQKKTMFSMANDVLHVDVLAI, from the coding sequence ATGTCTAGTAACCCAGATCTAAAAGGTAGCAGCTTTACGCTATCTGTTTTGCACTTATCCGATGATCAAGTCGAAAATGCAGTGTCTTTTCTTCAGGAGAAGGTAGACCAAGCACCCACGTTTTTCGCCGCTGCGCCTGTTGTTATCAACATCAGCAAAGTCGCAGGCGATATCGATTTTGTGCAACTGAAAAATGGTATCTCTCAAGCGGGCATGATCCCGGTTGGCGTGGCTGGCTGTTCTGATAAACGTATGCAAAATCTAGCGAAAGAAGCGGGCTTTGCTGTCATGACGGCAAGTAAATCTCCATCGCAAGCACCCGCTAAGATGGCACCGATTAAGGTGGTTCGAACCCCAATTCGTTCTGGTCAGCAGGTTTACGCGAAAGATGGCGACCTACTCATCCTAAGTCACGTAAGTGCGGGTGCAGAAGTGATTGCCGATGGCAGCATCCATATTCATGGCACTTTACGCGGCCGCGCGATTGCAGGTGCAAGTGGTCAAACTGAAGCAAAAATAATTTGTAATGATTTACAAGCCGAGCTGGTTTCTATTGCAGGAAATTACTGGCTCAGCGATCAAATTGAAAGCGAGTACTGGCAGAAGAAAACCATGTTCAGTATGGCAAACGATGTATTACACGTTGACGTCCTCGCAATATAA
- the minD gene encoding septum site-determining protein MinD, whose translation MARIIVVTSGKGGVGKTTSSAAIASGLALKGKKTAVIDFDIGLRNLDLIMGCERRVVYDFVNVINGEATLNQAMIKDKRTENLFILPASQTRDKDALTKDGVRRVFDELDEMGFDFIICDSPAGIEQGALMALYFADEAIVTTNPEVSSVRDSDRILGILDSKSRRSEDGLEPVKTHLLLTRYNPARVTQGEMLSVEDVEEILHISLLGVIPESQAVLNASNKGVPVIFDEATDAGMAYNDTVERLLGSQVDFRFLTEQKKGIFKRLFGG comes from the coding sequence ATGGCACGCATTATCGTTGTAACGTCAGGTAAAGGCGGGGTAGGCAAAACGACCTCTAGTGCAGCTATTGCCTCAGGTCTGGCTTTAAAAGGGAAGAAAACCGCAGTTATCGACTTTGATATCGGTCTGCGTAACCTAGATTTAATCATGGGTTGTGAGCGTCGTGTTGTTTACGATTTCGTTAACGTTATCAATGGTGAAGCTACGCTGAACCAAGCGATGATCAAAGACAAGCGCACAGAAAACCTGTTCATTCTTCCTGCTTCTCAAACTCGTGATAAAGATGCACTAACGAAAGACGGTGTTCGTCGCGTATTTGATGAACTTGATGAAATGGGCTTTGATTTCATCATCTGTGATTCTCCTGCGGGTATTGAGCAAGGCGCTCTAATGGCGTTGTACTTTGCTGATGAAGCGATTGTAACAACCAACCCTGAAGTCTCTTCTGTACGCGACTCAGACCGTATTTTAGGTATTCTTGACTCTAAATCTCGTCGCTCAGAAGACGGTTTAGAGCCAGTGAAAACTCACCTTCTACTGACTCGCTACAACCCAGCACGTGTAACTCAAGGTGAAATGCTGAGTGTTGAAGATGTTGAAGAGATCCTACACATCTCTTTACTGGGCGTGATTCCAGAGAGCCAAGCGGTACTGAACGCATCGAACAAGGGTGTTCCAGTTATCTTTGACGAAGCAACCGACGCAGGTATGGCTTACAATGATACTGTAGAGCGACTACTAGGTAGCCAAGTGGACTTCCGTTTCTTAACGGAACAGAAGAAAGGCATCTTCAAAAGACTGTTCGGGGGCTAA
- the minE gene encoding cell division topological specificity factor MinE → MSLLEFFRPQKKTTANLAKERLQIIVAERRSHDDPAPSYLPQLKEDILKCIAKYVEVDPSMVDLTFEHKDDDISVLELNVKLPEDDK, encoded by the coding sequence ATGTCATTACTAGAGTTTTTCAGACCACAGAAAAAGACGACCGCAAATCTAGCCAAAGAGCGTTTGCAGATCATTGTTGCTGAGCGCCGCAGTCATGACGACCCTGCTCCATCGTACTTGCCGCAACTGAAAGAAGACATCTTGAAGTGTATTGCAAAGTACGTTGAGGTAGATCCATCAATGGTTGATCTTACTTTCGAACACAAAGACGACGACATCTCAGTATTAGAGTTGAACGTTAAACTACCAGAAGACGATAAGTAG
- the rnd gene encoding ribonuclease D, with product MDYQIITQLKDLERVCQQAREADVVMLDTEFVRTRTYYPQLGLIQLFDGETLSLIDPIALGEMTPFVGLLKDASVLKVLHACGEDLEVFQNAFGCTPTPMVDTQIMAAFLGHGLSTGFAALVSEFVGVDLDKSESRTDWLARPLSQKQLDYAAADVHYLMPMYNKLLEKVMEAGWWEAAQQESDLQVAKRIRKANPDNAYLDIKGAWQLKPKQLAILRPLATWRLKEAIKRDLALNFVFKEQDLWAVARFAMKDPKHMEQEGFDYRSVRRHGAKISSIVKLAEHTPEEEYPAPVERLMDYPGYKQIFKVLKDEVKTASQHSGLATEFLASKKQLNQMLSWVWKHQRNPEKLPDVMQGWRLDVVGEKLSKAIK from the coding sequence GTGGATTATCAAATCATTACCCAATTGAAAGACCTTGAGCGAGTTTGCCAACAAGCACGTGAAGCCGATGTCGTTATGCTTGATACGGAGTTCGTTCGTACAAGAACCTATTACCCTCAATTAGGCTTGATTCAGTTATTTGATGGTGAAACGCTGTCACTGATTGACCCTATTGCTCTTGGCGAAATGACACCATTTGTTGGATTGTTGAAAGACGCCTCAGTATTGAAAGTGCTGCACGCGTGCGGTGAAGATTTGGAAGTGTTCCAGAACGCATTTGGCTGCACACCGACACCAATGGTGGATACGCAAATCATGGCTGCTTTCTTAGGCCATGGCTTATCAACAGGCTTTGCTGCTCTGGTTTCAGAGTTTGTTGGTGTTGATCTCGATAAGAGTGAATCTCGCACTGACTGGCTAGCTCGTCCACTTTCTCAAAAGCAATTGGACTACGCAGCGGCAGATGTGCATTACCTGATGCCAATGTACAACAAGCTTCTTGAAAAAGTGATGGAAGCGGGTTGGTGGGAAGCGGCTCAACAAGAGTCTGACCTACAAGTTGCTAAACGTATTCGTAAAGCAAATCCAGACAATGCTTACCTTGATATCAAAGGTGCATGGCAATTAAAACCTAAACAGTTAGCTATCTTAAGACCGCTAGCAACTTGGCGTCTAAAAGAAGCAATTAAGCGTGATTTAGCGCTGAACTTTGTTTTCAAAGAACAAGACCTGTGGGCTGTAGCTCGATTCGCTATGAAAGATCCCAAGCACATGGAACAGGAAGGTTTTGACTACCGCTCTGTACGTCGCCATGGTGCTAAGATCAGCTCAATAGTAAAGTTAGCGGAACACACGCCAGAAGAAGAGTACCCAGCACCAGTAGAACGTCTAATGGATTACCCGGGCTACAAGCAAATCTTCAAAGTGTTGAAAGATGAAGTGAAAACAGCATCACAACACAGCGGCTTAGCGACCGAGTTTTTGGCATCGAAAAAGCAACTTAACCAAATGTTAAGCTGGGTTTGGAAACACCAACGTAACCCTGAAAAGCTACCTGATGTAATGCAAGGTTGGCGTTTAGATGTGGTTGGCGAAAAGCTGAGTAAAGCGATTAAGTAA
- the fadD gene encoding long-chain-fatty-acid--CoA ligase FadD, translated as MDKPWLSRYPSDVPETINPDQYPSLVEMFEQSVQKYADQPAFENMGSIMTFRKLEERSRAFAAYLQNDLKLKKGDRVALMMPNLLQYPIALFGVLRAGMIAVNVNPLYTPRELEHQLNDSGAKAIVIVSNFASTLEKVVDNTPVKHVVLTSLGQMLPRAKGTIVDFVVKYVKGMVPKYDLPGAISFRKALHKGRRLQYVKPFMAGDDIAFLQYTGGTTGVAKGAILTHRNMIANVLQAKGAYGPVLQEGRELVVTALPLYHVFALTVNCLLFVEMGGRNLLITNPRDIPGFIKELQKVPFTAITGVNTLFNALVNNEDFHELDFSNLRLSVGGGMAVQRSVAEQWKKATGIHLLEGYGLTECSPLVTGNPYDLKDYTGAIGLPVPSTEVRIVDDEGQVVANDQVGELQVRGPQVMQGYWQRPEATKEVIDQDGWLSTGDIVKFDDEGLLHIVDRKKDMILVSGFNVYPNEIEDVVALHGKVLEVAAIGQPHEVSGELVKIYVVKRDPSLTKEDIIAHCREHLTGYKIPKLVEFREDLPKTNVGKILRRVLREENDAELAKRASE; from the coding sequence GTGGATAAACCTTGGCTTTCACGTTATCCAAGTGACGTACCAGAGACGATCAACCCAGATCAGTACCCATCTCTTGTTGAAATGTTTGAACAGTCGGTACAGAAGTACGCAGACCAACCAGCATTCGAGAACATGGGCTCAATAATGACGTTCCGTAAGCTTGAAGAGCGCAGCCGTGCTTTTGCCGCTTACCTGCAGAATGATTTGAAACTGAAGAAAGGCGATCGCGTTGCACTGATGATGCCAAACCTGCTGCAATACCCAATTGCACTTTTTGGTGTATTGCGTGCTGGTATGATTGCAGTGAACGTCAACCCACTGTACACACCTCGTGAGCTTGAACATCAACTGAACGATTCTGGTGCAAAGGCGATTGTTATCGTTTCAAACTTTGCGAGCACGCTAGAGAAAGTCGTTGATAACACGCCAGTTAAACACGTTGTACTCACCAGCTTAGGGCAAATGCTGCCACGCGCGAAAGGTACAATTGTCGATTTCGTAGTGAAATACGTAAAAGGCATGGTGCCTAAGTATGATCTACCGGGCGCTATCTCTTTCAGAAAAGCACTGCATAAAGGTCGCCGTCTTCAGTATGTGAAGCCGTTTATGGCGGGTGATGACATTGCTTTCCTACAGTACACGGGCGGTACTACGGGTGTGGCTAAGGGCGCAATCCTAACGCACCGCAATATGATCGCGAACGTACTTCAAGCGAAAGGGGCATACGGTCCTGTTCTGCAAGAAGGCCGTGAGCTGGTGGTAACGGCACTGCCGCTTTACCACGTGTTCGCACTGACCGTAAACTGCTTGCTGTTTGTTGAGATGGGTGGTCGAAACCTTCTTATCACCAACCCTCGTGATATTCCTGGTTTCATTAAAGAGCTACAAAAGGTGCCGTTTACCGCGATTACTGGCGTAAACACTCTATTCAATGCACTTGTGAATAACGAAGATTTCCACGAGTTGGATTTCAGTAACCTGCGCCTATCGGTTGGCGGTGGCATGGCGGTTCAACGCTCTGTTGCTGAGCAATGGAAGAAAGCGACAGGCATTCACTTGCTGGAAGGCTATGGCTTAACCGAGTGTTCACCACTGGTAACGGGTAACCCATACGACCTTAAAGATTACACTGGCGCTATTGGCCTGCCTGTACCATCAACAGAAGTTCGTATTGTTGATGATGAAGGCCAAGTGGTTGCTAATGATCAAGTGGGCGAACTGCAAGTTCGTGGTCCTCAAGTGATGCAAGGCTACTGGCAGCGTCCAGAAGCAACCAAAGAAGTGATCGACCAAGACGGTTGGCTATCTACGGGTGACATCGTTAAGTTTGATGACGAAGGCTTACTGCACATTGTTGACCGTAAGAAAGACATGATTCTTGTGTCTGGCTTTAACGTTTATCCGAATGAGATTGAAGATGTAGTGGCACTACACGGCAAAGTGCTCGAAGTAGCGGCTATCGGTCAACCTCATGAAGTGTCCGGTGAATTGGTTAAGATCTACGTCGTGAAGCGCGACCCTAGCCTAACCAAAGAAGACATTATCGCGCACTGTCGTGAACACCTAACGGGTTACAAGATCCCTAAACTGGTTGAATTCAGAGAAGATCTTCCAAAGACCAATGTAGGTAAGATCTTACGTCGTGTGCTTCGTGAAGAGAACGATGCAGAATTGGCTAAACGCGCGAGCGAATAA
- a CDS encoding alpha/beta fold hydrolase → MIEKSYSLASGKLATQQIGNPETTATTVVFIHGWLDNSASFSSVLSNLETLSPNSHLVAIDLFGHGFSSHKSGSYYPFHDYIDDLHQLVTKLSPNRLVLVGHSLGALIASCYSAAFPEKVSGLIQIEGHGPLSEAPQETVSRLRDGVLSRLRQRRKPSRPLASLEDAIKLRAHANQINAELIAPIVERGIVELDNSWQWRCDPNLKCDSLYRMSQAHAEAIMAAIECPQLIVLGNDGFRHLQHNRYKSAHSPLNIETVPGGHHCHLESPELVSELILGVVNKI, encoded by the coding sequence ATGATTGAAAAGTCATACTCCCTTGCGAGCGGGAAGCTTGCAACACAGCAGATAGGCAACCCAGAAACGACCGCTACGACGGTCGTTTTTATTCATGGGTGGTTAGATAACTCCGCGAGTTTCTCTTCTGTTCTCTCTAATCTCGAAACACTTTCCCCCAACTCTCACTTGGTTGCGATTGATCTCTTTGGTCATGGCTTTTCGTCGCATAAGTCGGGCAGTTACTACCCGTTTCACGACTATATTGATGATTTGCACCAGTTGGTGACTAAATTATCGCCAAACAGACTGGTACTGGTAGGACATTCACTTGGTGCATTGATCGCAAGTTGCTATAGTGCCGCCTTTCCTGAAAAGGTGTCAGGATTAATTCAAATTGAAGGTCACGGACCTCTTTCAGAAGCTCCCCAAGAAACGGTTTCTCGCTTGAGAGATGGGGTACTCAGTCGTCTTCGACAGCGAAGAAAGCCTTCACGTCCTCTGGCAAGCCTTGAGGATGCTATTAAGCTGAGAGCTCACGCCAATCAAATCAATGCTGAATTAATTGCTCCTATAGTAGAGCGAGGAATTGTCGAGTTAGATAACTCTTGGCAATGGCGATGCGACCCTAACCTAAAATGTGACTCGTTATATCGAATGTCACAGGCGCACGCTGAAGCGATTATGGCGGCTATTGAATGCCCTCAATTAATAGTTTTAGGAAATGATGGATTCCGACATTTGCAGCATAATCGCTACAAATCAGCCCATAGTCCTCTAAATATAGAGACTGTTCCTGGCGGACATCATTGCCATTTAGAGAGTCCAGAGTTAGTTTCAGAGCTAATTCTTGGTGTAGTTAACAAAATTTAA
- a CDS encoding Slp family lipoprotein, giving the protein MSNYLSKIRLIALSIGILVLAGCSSLPSELEAKSEPVISDYQQWVDQLPDAKSVRLGGVISKVTNLKDKTRIEVANMPISSNGKPDLDAEPSGRFVGYIEGYVEPLSFAEGRLITLVGQSSGSEDGKIGEYPYTFPVMQVDNQRLWNITERVVVNDFAPTYYSCRSLHCRSFQTMPRQGRVIQDVE; this is encoded by the coding sequence ATGTCAAATTACTTATCTAAAATTCGCTTAATTGCCCTTTCTATTGGTATTTTGGTGCTTGCAGGGTGTTCGTCACTACCTAGCGAACTCGAAGCAAAATCAGAGCCTGTTATTAGCGATTACCAACAATGGGTCGACCAACTACCGGATGCCAAAAGTGTTCGATTAGGTGGCGTAATATCTAAAGTAACTAACTTGAAAGATAAGACTCGAATCGAAGTCGCTAATATGCCGATTTCTAGTAACGGTAAGCCAGATCTAGACGCAGAACCAAGCGGACGTTTTGTCGGTTATATTGAAGGCTATGTTGAGCCTCTAAGCTTTGCAGAAGGTCGCCTGATTACTTTGGTTGGTCAATCAAGCGGCAGTGAAGATGGGAAAATAGGGGAGTACCCTTATACCTTCCCTGTGATGCAAGTAGACAACCAACGACTTTGGAACATTACGGAGCGCGTTGTTGTTAACGATTTTGCACCAACCTACTACTCGTGCAGAAGTCTACATTGCCGCAGCTTCCAAACGATGCCAAGACAAGGTCGAGTGATACAGGACGTAGAGTAG
- the tsaB gene encoding tRNA (adenosine(37)-N6)-threonylcarbamoyltransferase complex dimerization subunit type 1 TsaB yields MSAKILAVDTATENCSVALVMGDQVFARSEEAPRDHTKKILPMVDEVLKEANVALTDIDAIAFGQGPGSFTGVRIGIGIAQGLAFGADLPMIGVSTLAAMAQGSYRKFGETHVATAIDARMSEVYWARYSREEDGRWTAVDAECVTPPSELAAQLEADSETWAKVGTGWEAYAEHMDTLAINTKACEVLFPEAQDMAFLAQFAYAEGKAVAAEESEPVYLRDKVTWKKLPGRE; encoded by the coding sequence ATGAGCGCGAAAATTCTTGCAGTAGATACCGCAACTGAAAACTGTTCAGTTGCATTAGTAATGGGTGACCAGGTGTTCGCACGTAGCGAAGAGGCTCCTCGAGACCATACGAAGAAAATTCTACCTATGGTTGATGAAGTACTGAAAGAAGCGAATGTCGCTTTAACCGATATCGATGCTATCGCGTTTGGTCAAGGTCCAGGCAGCTTCACGGGCGTACGTATTGGTATTGGCATTGCTCAAGGCTTGGCTTTTGGCGCGGATTTACCAATGATCGGTGTCTCTACACTGGCAGCGATGGCGCAAGGCAGCTACCGTAAATTTGGTGAAACTCATGTAGCAACAGCGATTGATGCGCGTATGAGTGAAGTGTACTGGGCTCGTTATAGCCGTGAAGAAGACGGTCGTTGGACTGCGGTTGATGCTGAGTGTGTTACACCACCAAGCGAATTGGCTGCGCAGCTTGAAGCTGACTCTGAAACATGGGCAAAAGTCGGCACAGGTTGGGAAGCGTACGCAGAACATATGGATACTCTAGCGATCAACACCAAAGCGTGTGAAGTGCTATTCCCAGAAGCGCAAGATATGGCGTTCCTTGCTCAATTTGCTTACGCAGAAGGTAAAGCGGTTGCCGCTGAAGAGTCTGAGCCAGTTTATCTTCGTGACAAAGTGACTTGGAAGAAACTGCCAGGTCGCGAATAA
- a CDS encoding ATP-dependent DNA helicase encodes MISKTFSADGALGKAIPGFQPRQAQLDMAEAVSQAIEKQSQLVVEAGTGTGKTFAYLVPALLSGKKTIISTGSKNLQEQLFHRDLPLMVDALGFYGQVALLKGRSNYLCLDRLSRQMIESHGTHTDPTLLAQLVKVRSWSSATQTGDLGDCDDIAEDSPIIPTITSTNDNCLGKECPSYTDCFVLKARKKAMDSDVVVVNHHLFLADLAIKETGFGELIPEADVFIFDEAHQLPDIASQYFGQSVSSRQINELAKDIEIAYRTEAKDMRQLQKVGDRLVQSAADLRIVLGDTGFRGNWREALKSESIARELVRLQDALQLAVDVLKLALGRSQLLDTAFERANMIKSRIERVCDVSITGYSYWYDTTPRQFALHITPLSVADKFHEQIELKPGAWVFTSATLAVSDDFDHFTSRLGLKPSAQFSLPSPFDYPNQARLCVPRYLPEPNSPGLADKLVRMLTPVIEQNQGRCFFLCTSHSMMKELGERFRETLTVPVLLQGETSKQKTLAEFMELGNALLVATGAFWEGIDVRGDALSCVIIDKLPFTAPDDPLLKARIEDCKLKGGDPFAQVQLPDAVITLKQGVGRLIRDKRDNGALIICDNRLVTRDYGGIFLASLPPIPRTRDLGVIKEFLAKDHSTAAE; translated from the coding sequence ATGATATCTAAAACGTTTTCTGCTGATGGTGCTCTGGGCAAAGCAATCCCTGGGTTTCAACCAAGACAAGCTCAGTTAGACATGGCTGAAGCGGTTTCACAAGCGATTGAAAAACAAAGCCAATTGGTTGTTGAAGCTGGAACAGGTACAGGTAAGACGTTTGCTTACTTAGTGCCTGCGTTGCTGAGTGGTAAGAAAACCATCATTAGTACGGGGTCTAAAAACCTTCAAGAACAGCTGTTTCATCGCGATTTACCATTAATGGTCGATGCGCTCGGCTTTTATGGTCAGGTTGCGTTACTTAAAGGACGTTCTAACTATTTGTGTTTGGATAGGCTGAGTCGTCAAATGATCGAGAGTCATGGCACTCACACCGATCCAACACTGTTAGCGCAACTAGTGAAAGTTCGTAGTTGGTCGTCTGCGACACAAACGGGTGATTTAGGCGATTGTGATGATATTGCAGAAGATAGCCCAATTATTCCTACGATTACTTCTACTAACGACAACTGCTTAGGTAAAGAGTGTCCAAGCTATACCGATTGCTTTGTGCTTAAAGCGCGTAAGAAAGCGATGGATTCCGATGTGGTTGTCGTAAACCACCACCTGTTCCTAGCCGATTTAGCGATCAAAGAAACCGGATTTGGTGAACTGATTCCTGAAGCCGACGTGTTTATCTTTGATGAAGCGCATCAGCTTCCTGATATTGCCAGCCAGTATTTTGGTCAGTCTGTGTCGAGTCGACAGATTAATGAGCTCGCCAAAGACATCGAGATCGCCTACCGAACTGAAGCAAAAGACATGCGTCAGTTACAAAAGGTCGGGGACAGGCTCGTTCAGTCTGCCGCCGATCTACGCATTGTATTGGGCGATACGGGCTTTCGTGGTAACTGGCGTGAGGCCTTGAAATCGGAGTCGATTGCACGAGAGTTAGTTCGCCTACAAGATGCGTTGCAACTGGCCGTCGATGTATTGAAGCTAGCACTGGGTCGAAGCCAACTGTTAGACACGGCTTTTGAACGTGCGAACATGATTAAGTCACGCATTGAACGTGTGTGCGATGTGTCGATTACGGGGTACTCCTATTGGTATGACACAACACCAAGGCAATTTGCTTTGCACATCACACCACTGTCGGTTGCGGATAAATTCCACGAGCAAATCGAACTTAAACCGGGCGCTTGGGTATTTACCTCAGCAACCTTGGCGGTGTCCGATGATTTCGACCATTTCACATCGCGACTTGGCTTAAAGCCGTCAGCTCAGTTTTCACTACCGAGCCCATTTGATTATCCGAATCAGGCGCGTTTATGTGTGCCTCGTTATCTTCCAGAACCGAATAGTCCGGGGTTGGCCGATAAGCTGGTTCGAATGCTGACTCCTGTGATCGAGCAAAACCAAGGCCGCTGTTTCTTCTTGTGTACTTCACACAGCATGATGAAAGAGTTGGGAGAGCGATTCCGAGAAACCCTCACGGTTCCTGTTCTATTGCAAGGTGAGACAAGCAAGCAAAAAACCTTAGCCGAGTTCATGGAATTGGGTAACGCATTGCTCGTAGCGACAGGCGCTTTTTGGGAAGGGATAGATGTTAGGGGCGATGCATTAAGCTGTGTTATCATCGACAAATTGCCCTTTACGGCCCCTGATGACCCTTTACTTAAGGCTCGAATCGAGGACTGTAAGCTAAAAGGGGGTGATCCTTTTGCACAAGTACAGTTGCCAGACGCTGTGATTACCTTGAAACAAGGTGTCGGCCGATTGATACGTGACAAGCGCGATAATGGCGCTTTGATTATTTGCGATAACCGATTGGTGACTCGCGATTACGGTGGCATATTTTTGGCGAGTTTACCGCCTATCCCTCGTACACGTGACTTAGGGGTCATTAAAGAATTCTTAGCTAAAGACCATTCAACCGCTGCTGAGTAA